In uncultured Bacteroides sp., one genomic interval encodes:
- a CDS encoding thiamine pyrophosphate-dependent enzyme, which yields MSKQLLLGDEAIAQAAIDAGLSGVYAYPGTPSTEITEYIQQSPLAKERNIHSRWSTNEKTAMETALGMSFSGKRALVCMKHVGMNVAADCFINSAMTGVNGGLLVVAADDPSMHSSQNEQDSRFYGDFSLIPMLEPSNQQEAYDMVYSGFEFSEQIGEPILLRMVTRLAHSRSGVETKALKQQNEMSFSDDPKQFILLPGNARRRYKGLIAKQEDFVKASEESPYNKYIDGPNKKLGIVACGIGFNYLMENYPDGCEYPVLKIGQYPLPKKQLTQLISECDEILVLEDGQPFVERLIGGYLGNAVKVKGRLDGTLSRDGELNPDSVAKAVGKENKSTFVTPNVVEMRPPALCEGCGHRDMYTILTAVLKADYPAHKVFSDIGCYTLGAGAPFNAIHSCVDMGASITMAKGAADAGLFPSVAVIGDSTFTHSGMTGLLDCINENASVTIIISDNETTAMTGGQDSAGTGKIEAICLGLGVDPAHLRVVVPLKKNYEEMEQIIREEIEYRGVSVIIPRRECVQTLARKKRSSKK from the coding sequence ATGAGCAAACAACTCTTATTGGGCGATGAAGCCATTGCGCAAGCAGCTATTGACGCCGGACTTTCCGGCGTTTATGCCTATCCGGGCACACCTTCTACTGAAATAACAGAATACATTCAGCAATCGCCGCTGGCGAAAGAAAGAAATATCCATAGCCGTTGGAGTACAAACGAAAAAACGGCTATGGAAACCGCTTTGGGAATGTCCTTTTCCGGCAAACGTGCTTTGGTATGCATGAAGCACGTTGGTATGAACGTAGCAGCAGATTGCTTTATCAATTCTGCCATGACGGGAGTTAACGGAGGACTACTGGTTGTTGCTGCCGACGATCCCAGCATGCACTCTTCACAAAATGAACAAGACAGCCGTTTCTATGGCGACTTTTCATTAATCCCTATGTTGGAGCCTTCCAATCAGCAGGAAGCTTATGACATGGTTTACAGCGGATTCGAATTTTCAGAACAAATAGGCGAACCAATTCTTCTGAGAATGGTTACCCGATTGGCTCACTCTCGTTCGGGCGTTGAAACTAAAGCTTTAAAACAACAAAATGAAATGTCTTTCAGTGATGATCCGAAACAATTCATTCTCCTTCCGGGAAACGCTCGCCGCCGCTACAAAGGATTAATTGCCAAACAAGAAGACTTTGTAAAAGCATCCGAAGAATCTCCTTATAATAAGTATATTGACGGTCCTAACAAAAAGCTAGGTATCGTGGCATGTGGTATCGGATTCAATTATCTGATGGAAAACTATCCTGATGGATGCGAATATCCGGTATTGAAAATTGGTCAATACCCACTTCCTAAAAAGCAATTAACCCAGCTGATTTCTGAATGTGATGAAATTCTTGTATTGGAAGACGGACAGCCATTTGTTGAAAGACTGATTGGCGGTTACCTTGGAAATGCAGTTAAAGTTAAAGGACGCTTAGACGGAACTCTTTCTCGAGATGGAGAATTAAATCCTGATAGTGTAGCCAAAGCTGTAGGCAAAGAAAATAAATCTACATTCGTTACTCCAAACGTAGTTGAAATGCGTCCGCCAGCTCTTTGCGAAGGTTGCGGTCACCGCGATATGTATACTATTTTAACAGCAGTATTAAAAGCAGATTACCCCGCACATAAAGTGTTCAGTGATATTGGCTGCTATACTTTAGGCGCCGGTGCACCATTCAACGCCATTCACTCTTGCGTAGATATGGGAGCTTCCATCACCATGGCTAAAGGTGCTGCAGATGCAGGACTATTCCCTTCGGTAGCTGTTATTGGCGACTCTACATTTACTCACTCGGGAATGACAGGCTTACTTGATTGCATAAACGAAAATGCCAGTGTAACCATCATAATCTCCGATAATGAAACAACAGCCATGACCGGTGGACAAGATTCGGCCGGTACCGGAAAGATTGAAGCGATCTGTCTCGGACTTGGAGTTGATCCTGCACATCTTCGTGTAGTTGTTCCTTTAAAGAAGAATTATGAGGAAATGGAACAAATTATCCGCGAAGAGATTGAATATCGTGGAGTTTCGGTTATTATTCCTCGCAGAGAGTGTGTACAAACATTAGCAAGAAAGAAAAGAAGTAGCAAAAAATGA
- a CDS encoding phenylacetate--CoA ligase — protein sequence MNQYWEEEIETMSREKLNELQLQRLRKTINIASNAPYYKKVFTQHGINADSIQSLEDIKKIPFTTKADMRKNYPFGLVAGDMSDAVRIHSSSGTTGNPTVIVHSQHDLDSWANLVARCLYMVGLRKTDVFQNSSGYGMFTGGLGFQYGAEKLGALTVPAAAGNSKRQIKFIKDFGTTALHAIPSYAIRLAEVFQEEGIDPKSTKLKTLVIGAEPHTNEQRRKIEKLLDVKAYNCFGMTEMNGPGVAFECKEQNGMHFWEDCYLVEIIDPETCEHIPDGEIGELVLTTLDREQMPLIRYRTRDLTRILPGKCPCGRTHIRIDRIKGRSDDMFIIKGVNIFPMQIEKILVQFPQLGSNYLITLETKNNQDEMIVEVELNDLSTDNYVELQSLAKEITRQLKDEILLTPKLKLVNKGSLPQSEGKAVRVKDLRNNR from the coding sequence ATGAATCAATATTGGGAAGAAGAAATAGAAACGATGAGTAGAGAGAAGTTGAATGAACTTCAGCTTCAAAGACTAAGAAAAACAATAAATATCGCTTCTAACGCACCTTACTATAAAAAAGTTTTCACTCAACACGGCATAAACGCAGATTCTATACAGTCATTGGAAGATATCAAAAAGATTCCTTTCACTACAAAAGCAGATATGCGCAAAAACTATCCTTTCGGGTTAGTAGCCGGAGATATGAGCGATGCAGTAAGAATCCATTCTTCCAGTGGTACAACCGGTAATCCTACCGTGATTGTACACTCACAACACGATCTTGATTCATGGGCAAACCTGGTTGCTCGCTGTTTATACATGGTTGGCCTGAGAAAGACTGATGTTTTTCAGAATAGCTCTGGCTACGGAATGTTTACAGGGGGGCTAGGTTTTCAGTATGGCGCAGAAAAACTTGGTGCGCTTACTGTTCCTGCAGCAGCGGGAAACAGTAAGCGACAAATCAAATTTATAAAAGATTTTGGAACAACAGCCCTTCACGCTATTCCAAGTTATGCCATCCGCCTGGCTGAAGTATTCCAGGAAGAAGGCATTGATCCTAAAAGCACAAAACTTAAAACGCTGGTAATTGGCGCCGAACCGCATACAAACGAACAACGAAGAAAGATAGAGAAACTTCTGGACGTTAAAGCATACAACTGTTTTGGCATGACAGAGATGAATGGTCCCGGTGTGGCTTTCGAATGCAAGGAACAAAACGGAATGCACTTCTGGGAAGATTGTTATTTAGTTGAAATAATAGATCCGGAAACATGCGAGCATATCCCAGACGGAGAAATAGGCGAACTCGTTCTTACTACACTTGATCGTGAGCAAATGCCTCTTATTCGTTACCGCACTCGCGACTTAACACGTATATTACCGGGTAAATGTCCATGTGGCCGTACTCATATCCGAATTGACAGAATAAAAGGCAGAAGTGATGATATGTTCATCATCAAAGGAGTGAATATATTCCCAATGCAGATTGAAAAAATTCTGGTTCAGTTCCCACAGTTAGGCAGTAATTATCTGATTACATTAGAAACAAAGAACAATCAGGACGAGATGATTGTTGAAGTAGAACTAAATGATCTTTCAACCGACAACTATGTTGAGCTACAAAGCCTGGCAAAGGAAATAACACGTCAATTAAAAGATGAAATATTGCTTACTCCAAAACTGAAATTAGTAAATAAAGGATCACTACCTCAAAGTGAAGGCAAAGCAGTACGGGTAAAAGATCTGAGAAATAACCGATAA
- a CDS encoding DNA/RNA non-specific endonuclease — MAKRKKKNRQNNRLRFIFLAIAISLVSIFVYEHFRSPILHAANNVKNETEEIMLSEKEETFGDLEIPESTTKRPEQIITHAGYTVSYNPEWRIPNWVSYELTRNETEGKLDRSDKFVIDPIVKGVCPSNEDYKRSGYDRGHMAPAADMKWNSTVMKECFYYSNMCPQKHSLNAGRWKTLEEKVRDWAQEDSAIVIVCGPIVDKGYSTIGNARVAVPQRFFKVILAPFLKKPRAIGFIMKNEKEELPLSSYAVSVDRVEKITGLDFFSALPDDVENSIESSNSTYGWSL, encoded by the coding sequence ATGGCAAAAAGAAAGAAAAAGAACAGACAAAACAACAGACTGAGATTTATATTTTTAGCAATTGCTATATCTTTAGTCTCTATATTTGTTTACGAACACTTCCGTAGTCCGATATTACATGCAGCAAATAATGTAAAAAACGAGACGGAAGAAATTATGCTGTCCGAGAAGGAAGAAACTTTCGGTGACCTTGAAATTCCGGAATCAACCACTAAGCGACCCGAACAAATCATCACTCATGCAGGATATACCGTGTCATACAATCCGGAGTGGCGCATTCCCAACTGGGTTTCTTATGAATTAACCCGCAATGAAACAGAAGGAAAGCTGGATCGTTCGGATAAATTCGTAATTGACCCTATAGTTAAAGGAGTTTGTCCATCGAACGAAGATTATAAACGTTCGGGATACGATCGCGGTCACATGGCTCCGGCGGCAGATATGAAGTGGAACTCAACTGTAATGAAGGAATGTTTTTATTATAGCAACATGTGTCCGCAAAAACACTCTTTGAATGCCGGACGCTGGAAAACGCTGGAAGAAAAAGTGCGCGACTGGGCACAGGAAGACAGTGCCATTGTAATTGTTTGCGGACCAATTGTAGACAAGGGATACAGCACAATAGGCAATGCGCGAGTTGCCGTTCCACAAAGATTCTTCAAGGTTATTCTTGCTCCTTTTCTCAAGAAACCAAGAGCTATTGGCTTTATTATGAAAAATGAAAAGGAAGAATTGCCGCTTAGCAGTTATGCGGTTTCTGTCGACAGGGTTGAAAAAATCACTGGTCTGGATTTCTTTTCTGCATTGCCGGATGATGTTGAGAATAGTATAGAGAGTTCTAACTCTACATACGGCTGGAGCTTATAG
- a CDS encoding nucleotide sugar dehydrogenase, with the protein MEKARIAIIGLGYVGLPLARLFATKYPVIGFDINADRIKELNNGNDSTLEVTDELLQSVLTSNPLSEAGLFCTADAEFLADCTYYIVTVPTPVDKTNRPNLDPLLSASQTVGKFISKNDIVIYESTVSPGITEDVCIPIVEKFSGLTLNKDFFAGYSPERINPGDKLHTVETILKITSGSTLEAARQVDELYRSVITAGTYLAPSIRVAEAAKVIENTQRDINIAFINELAKIFNRMGIDTRSVLQAAATKWNFLPFYPGLVGGHCIGVDPYYLAQRAKEYGFRPEIILSGRRMNDGMGEYVAQEVVRCMIKNEILIKNSRVLILGITFKENCPDVRNTKVIDVIHELQNYDINVSVYDPIASPVDVKSEYGIDIKSALPSEKYDAVIAAVAHKEFISLNIRSLVKTNGVIYDVKGIYPLEDVDARL; encoded by the coding sequence ATGGAAAAAGCACGAATAGCAATTATCGGACTTGGGTATGTTGGCTTGCCTTTGGCCCGTCTTTTTGCAACAAAATATCCGGTTATCGGATTCGATATAAATGCCGATCGCATTAAAGAACTTAATAATGGAAATGACTCTACGCTCGAAGTAACAGACGAGCTCTTGCAATCGGTTTTAACAAGTAATCCTCTCTCTGAAGCCGGATTGTTTTGTACTGCCGATGCCGAATTTCTTGCCGATTGTACCTATTATATAGTAACAGTTCCTACACCGGTTGATAAAACAAATCGTCCAAATCTCGATCCTTTGCTTTCTGCAAGCCAAACAGTGGGTAAGTTCATATCAAAAAACGACATTGTAATCTACGAGTCTACTGTATCGCCGGGAATTACTGAAGATGTTTGCATTCCCATTGTAGAAAAGTTTTCTGGGCTTACTTTAAACAAAGATTTCTTTGCCGGATATTCTCCCGAGCGAATCAATCCGGGTGACAAACTACACACGGTGGAAACCATATTGAAGATCACATCCGGCTCAACTCTTGAGGCAGCCCGGCAAGTTGATGAACTTTATCGCTCAGTAATTACCGCCGGAACTTATCTGGCTCCATCAATCAGGGTAGCCGAAGCAGCAAAGGTTATAGAAAATACCCAACGCGATATTAATATTGCCTTCATTAACGAGCTGGCAAAGATATTTAACAGGATGGGCATAGATACCCGCAGTGTGCTCCAGGCGGCAGCAACTAAATGGAATTTCCTGCCATTTTATCCGGGATTGGTAGGCGGACACTGTATTGGTGTTGATCCCTATTATCTGGCACAACGGGCAAAAGAATATGGCTTCCGTCCGGAAATAATTCTTTCGGGAAGACGAATGAATGACGGGATGGGAGAGTATGTTGCTCAGGAAGTAGTTCGTTGCATGATAAAGAATGAAATACTTATTAAAAACAGCCGTGTGCTGATTCTAGGAATTACCTTTAAAGAAAACTGCCCCGATGTGCGCAATACAAAAGTTATAGATGTAATTCATGAACTTCAGAATTATGATATAAACGTATCAGTTTATGATCCTATAGCTTCTCCTGTTGATGTTAAAAGTGAATATGGAATAGATATAAAGTCTGCTCTTCCCTCAGAAAAATATGATGCTGTTATAGCTGCTGTGGCTCACAAAGAATTTATCTCCCTGAATATTCGATCGTTAGTTAAAACAAACGGCGTGATATACGATGTAAAGGGAATTTATCCCTTGGAAGATGTTGATGCCCGACTTTGA
- the mltG gene encoding endolytic transglycosylase MltG translates to MDFKKQNKWVIAAISIGAIALIAAIFVYFTFFAAEFQTDKKAYVYIDRDDTADSIMVKVEQAGMPRSMKTFRWLMNNLDDAKSIHTGRYAIKPGDGNYPVFRRLTRGQQAPLEFSINDVRTSGQLAKKIGNQLMIDSAEVATRLNDSTFCSKLGFKKENIVSIFIPNTYELYWNISTADLFKRMKKEYNLFWTSDRLAKAKSIGYTPAEVTTIASIVEEETNNNEEKPMVAGLYINRLHKGMKLQADPTVKFAVQDFTIKRVTGTHLRSTSPYNTYKFEGLPPGPIRIPSIKGIDAVLNYTKHNFVYMCAKEDFSGTHNFAATWEEHQANARKYQEELNKRKIF, encoded by the coding sequence ATGGACTTTAAAAAACAGAATAAATGGGTCATCGCTGCAATCAGCATTGGTGCCATCGCTTTAATTGCTGCAATATTTGTTTACTTTACTTTTTTTGCGGCAGAATTCCAAACAGATAAAAAAGCATACGTGTACATTGATCGTGATGACACCGCCGATTCAATCATGGTTAAAGTAGAGCAGGCTGGTATGCCCCGCAGTATGAAAACATTCAGATGGTTGATGAACAACCTTGATGATGCCAAAAGTATTCATACGGGACGATATGCAATAAAACCGGGAGACGGTAATTATCCGGTATTTCGCCGTTTAACCAGAGGTCAGCAAGCTCCTTTGGAGTTCTCAATCAATGATGTTCGTACAAGCGGACAGCTGGCAAAAAAAATTGGAAACCAACTGATGATAGACTCTGCAGAAGTAGCTACCCGATTGAACGACTCTACTTTTTGTTCTAAATTAGGCTTCAAGAAGGAAAATATTGTTAGTATTTTCATTCCAAATACTTACGAGCTTTACTGGAACATTTCTACTGCCGATCTTTTTAAAAGAATGAAGAAAGAGTATAACCTATTCTGGACAAGCGACCGCCTTGCTAAAGCTAAATCAATTGGTTATACTCCGGCCGAAGTTACTACCATTGCTTCTATCGTAGAAGAAGAAACTAACAATAATGAAGAAAAACCAATGGTTGCCGGTCTTTACATCAACCGCCTTCATAAAGGGATGAAACTTCAGGCAGATCCAACGGTTAAGTTTGCCGTGCAGGATTTTACCATTAAAAGAGTCACAGGTACGCACCTTCGCTCAACTTCTCCATACAATACTTATAAGTTCGAAGGACTACCTCCGGGCCCTATACGTATTCCTTCTATTAAAGGGATTGATGCGGTACTAAATTATACAAAACATAACTTTGTATATATGTGCGCAAAGGAAGATTTTTCGGGTACTCACAACTTTGCAGCAACCTGGGAAGAGCATCAGGCTAATGCCAGAAAATATCAGGAAGAGCTAAATAAACGGAAGATTTTCTAA
- the tpx gene encoding thiol peroxidase: MANVTFKGQPIRLFGELIQINDYAPNFHLVRNDLSDYYLDYAKGKNVVLNIFPSLDTSVCATSVRHFNKIAAQLPNTVVLAISKDLPFAQGRFCTTEGIDNVITLSDFRSPEFATEYGLLIEDGPLRGLLARAVVVINPDGKVIYTEIVTEITTEPNYNAVIELLK, encoded by the coding sequence ATGGCAAATGTAACATTTAAAGGGCAACCTATCAGATTGTTTGGGGAGTTAATTCAGATTAATGATTATGCTCCTAATTTTCACTTGGTAAGAAATGATTTAAGTGATTATTATCTTGATTACGCTAAAGGGAAAAATGTTGTTTTAAATATATTTCCTAGTCTGGATACAAGCGTTTGTGCTACATCGGTAAGACACTTTAATAAGATTGCTGCTCAATTACCAAATACAGTTGTGCTTGCCATCTCTAAAGATCTGCCGTTTGCTCAGGGACGCTTTTGTACAACCGAAGGGATTGATAACGTAATTACATTATCAGATTTTCGTTCGCCTGAATTTGCTACAGAATATGGTTTGCTAATTGAAGATGGTCCGTTAAGAGGGCTGTTGGCAAGAGCTGTTGTTGTTATTAATCCTGATGGTAAGGTTATTTACACAGAAATAGTAACTGAAATAACTACAGAACCTAATTATAATGCTGTAATTGAATTGCTAAAATAG
- a CDS encoding indolepyruvate oxidoreductase subunit beta — MKKDIILSGVGGQGILSIATVIGEAALKEGLYMKQAEVHGMSQRGGDVQSNLRISDKPIASDLIPTGKCDLIISLEPMESLRYLPYLSNDGWLVTNEVPFINIPNYPAEADIMNEINKLPHKIILDVDKVAKELGSPRVSNIVLLGATIPFLGIEYSKIQESIRDIFERKGEAIVEMNLKALAAGKEIAEKMM; from the coding sequence ATGAAAAAAGATATAATTTTATCAGGTGTAGGCGGTCAGGGAATTCTTTCCATCGCTACCGTAATTGGTGAGGCAGCCTTAAAAGAAGGACTTTACATGAAGCAGGCAGAAGTTCACGGAATGAGCCAAAGAGGAGGCGATGTGCAATCTAATCTTCGTATCAGCGATAAGCCAATTGCTTCTGATTTAATACCAACAGGCAAGTGCGACTTGATTATCTCACTCGAGCCAATGGAAAGCTTGCGCTATCTGCCCTACCTCAGCAATGATGGCTGGTTGGTAACCAATGAAGTTCCGTTTATCAATATTCCCAATTATCCGGCAGAAGCTGATATAATGAATGAGATTAATAAACTACCTCACAAGATTATTCTGGATGTAGATAAGGTTGCTAAGGAATTAGGTTCTCCCCGCGTATCAAACATTGTATTACTTGGTGCTACAATTCCTTTTCTGGGAATTGAATATAGCAAGATTCAAGAAAGTATCCGCGACATCTTTGAAAGAAAAGGAGAAGCTATCGTAGAAATGAATCTTAAAGCTTTAGCTGCCGGAAAAGAGATTGCTGAAAAAATGATGTAA
- the xpt gene encoding xanthine phosphoribosyltransferase has product MKLLKERILQDGKCFEGGILKVDSFINHQMDPTLMKAIGIEFVRRFANTKVNKIITIEASGIAPAIMTGFFMDLPVIFAKKKRPNTMTNFLSTTVHSFTKDRDYEIVISTEFIGPDDNILFIDDFLAYGNAASGILDLVEQAGAKMVGMGFIIEKEFQNGRLLLESNGVKVESLAIIESLSNRHIKIKE; this is encoded by the coding sequence ATGAAACTGTTGAAAGAAAGAATACTTCAAGATGGAAAATGCTTCGAAGGCGGAATCTTGAAAGTTGATAGTTTTATTAATCATCAAATGGACCCAACGCTAATGAAAGCTATTGGGATTGAATTTGTACGCCGATTTGCTAATACTAAGGTAAATAAGATTATAACTATTGAGGCTAGCGGCATTGCTCCAGCTATTATGACAGGGTTCTTTATGGATTTACCCGTTATATTTGCTAAGAAAAAAAGGCCTAACACGATGACTAATTTTCTATCCACAACAGTACATTCTTTCACAAAAGATCGTGACTACGAAATAGTTATAAGTACTGAATTTATAGGTCCTGACGACAATATACTCTTCATTGACGACTTTTTAGCTTATGGAAATGCAGCATCCGGCATTCTTGATTTAGTAGAACAAGCAGGAGCCAAAATGGTTGGTATGGGATTTATCATCGAAAAAGAATTTCAGAATGGACGTTTACTGCTAGAATCAAATGGAGTAAAAGTAGAATCACTTGCCATTATTGAAAGTTTATCCAATAGACACATTAAAATTAAAGAATAG
- a CDS encoding tetratricopeptide repeat protein, giving the protein MRTFFPNFDENDEFRQTIDRYKEMRAGNKTYYFDADQLADIAEYFATVANYDIAFEAIDYALSIHPANTEVLVIKAHVLIELERLEEAKEIAYSIPENYDRDVKILKAKLFILEENIDEANILIQEVVSQEENNDLDNWLDIAYMYTDSDYDEEALPWYEKIHNSEPENFSFIFTLAECYAKCDQVEKGAALYNQLIDKDPYSILNWFELGRFYYSIEEYNKSLEAYEFALAIDTNHPGSILMTAHGYYQLKNYEKSREYYEKYDQIEPSMGMTIFFIGLCNYNLKEYEKAIINFNSVLDIENGFTPPKSDIYSHISLCYNGLKQLDKAIEYSDLAIQNDPSCFDPYLTKGRIYLINKENDKAQECFDEAIKLDPHDPTTFSEIGLVYLENKIFDLALKYFHKVELFSPEYENNYLNLAYAYGGLCNIENFNKYFTKAVEQDPNCVLAKLPSELAEDNPGLKQLIADVKKVIEGDQPNISNSDFN; this is encoded by the coding sequence ATGAGGACCTTTTTCCCCAATTTTGACGAAAACGACGAGTTTAGGCAAACAATTGACCGATATAAAGAAATGAGAGCAGGTAATAAGACCTACTATTTTGATGCAGACCAATTAGCCGATATTGCCGAATACTTTGCAACAGTAGCGAACTATGACATCGCCTTTGAAGCTATTGACTATGCTCTTTCCATTCATCCTGCAAACACAGAAGTACTTGTTATCAAAGCACATGTCCTTATCGAGCTTGAAAGACTAGAAGAAGCTAAAGAAATAGCATATTCCATACCCGAAAATTATGACCGTGATGTAAAAATACTTAAGGCAAAACTTTTTATACTGGAAGAAAATATAGATGAGGCCAATATCCTTATACAGGAAGTGGTTAGTCAAGAAGAAAATAATGACTTAGATAATTGGCTCGACATAGCATATATGTATACCGATTCTGATTATGATGAAGAGGCACTGCCCTGGTATGAGAAAATACACAATTCAGAGCCGGAAAACTTTAGTTTCATATTCACCTTAGCCGAGTGTTATGCTAAATGCGACCAAGTAGAAAAAGGAGCAGCTTTATATAATCAGTTGATCGATAAAGATCCCTACTCAATTTTGAACTGGTTTGAGTTGGGTAGATTCTACTATTCTATTGAAGAATATAACAAATCACTGGAAGCTTACGAGTTTGCTCTTGCTATTGACACAAATCATCCAGGCTCGATATTAATGACAGCTCATGGTTATTATCAATTGAAGAACTACGAAAAATCACGTGAGTATTATGAAAAATACGATCAAATAGAACCTTCAATGGGAATGACCATCTTTTTCATAGGCCTATGTAACTATAACCTAAAGGAATATGAAAAAGCTATTATTAATTTTAATAGCGTACTAGATATAGAGAATGGATTTACACCACCTAAATCAGATATATACTCTCATATTTCACTGTGCTATAATGGACTTAAGCAACTTGATAAAGCTATCGAATACTCAGATTTAGCAATACAAAATGACCCATCATGCTTTGATCCATACCTAACTAAAGGACGCATTTATTTAATTAATAAAGAAAACGACAAAGCTCAGGAATGTTTTGATGAAGCAATCAAGCTTGATCCTCATGATCCCACAACTTTTTCAGAAATAGGACTTGTCTACCTTGAGAATAAGATATTTGATTTAGCTTTGAAATACTTCCACAAAGTTGAGCTCTTCTCTCCGGAATACGAAAACAACTATTTAAATTTGGCTTATGCTTATGGGGGATTGTGCAACATTGAGAATTTCAATAAATATTTCACAAAAGCAGTAGAACAAGATCCGAATTGTGTTCTTGCTAAGCTTCCAAGCGAATTGGCTGAAGATAACCCGGGATTGAAACAATTAATAGCTGATGTTAAAAAGGTAATTGAAGGAGATCAGCCGAATATCTCTAATTCAGATTTCAATTAA